Proteins from a genomic interval of Salmo trutta chromosome 39, fSalTru1.1, whole genome shotgun sequence:
- the LOC115179375 gene encoding sodium/potassium-transporting ATPase subunit alpha-1-like encodes MGRGEGREQYELAATSEQGGKKKNAKAMKKERDMDELKKEVDLDDHKLTLDELNRKYGTDLSRGLSSAKAAENLARDGPNSLTPPPTTPEWVKFCKQMFGGFSMLLWTGALLCFLAYGIQAAMEDEPANDNLYLGVVLSAVVIVTGCFSYYQEAKSSKIMDSFKNLVPQQALVVRDGEKMNINAQQVVVGDLVEVKGGDRIPADLRIISASGCKVDNSSLTGESEPQTRTPDYSNDNPLETRNIAFFSTNCVEGTARGIVINTGDRTVMGRIATLASGLEVGRTPISIEIEHFIHIITGVAVFLGMSFFVLSLILGYSWLEAVIFLIGIIVANVPEGLLATVTVCLTLTAKRMAKKNCLVKNLEAVETLGSTSTICSDKTGTLTQNRMTVAHMWFDNQIHEADTTENQSGTSFDRSSATWAALARVAGLCNRAVFLAEQSGIPILKRDVAGDASESALLKCIELCCGSVQGMRDQYTKVAEIPFNSTNKYQLSVHLNKNEGESKHLLVMKGAPERILDRCSTILIQGKEQPLDDEMKDSFQNAYMELGGLGERVLGFCHFQLPDDQFAEGFQFDCEEVNFPTENLCFVGLMSMIDPPRAAVPDAVGKCRSAGIKVIMVTGDHPITAKAIAKGVGIISEGNETVEDIAARLNIPVNEVDPRDAKACVVHGGDLKDLSAEQLDDILKYHTEIVFARTSPQQKLIIVEGCQRQGAIVAVTGDGVNDSPALKKADIGVAMGISGSDVSKQAADMILLDDNFASIVTGVEEGRLIFDNLKKSIAYTLTSNIPEITPFLFFIIANIPLPLGTVTILCIDLGTDMVPAISLAYEAAESDIMKRQPRNSKTDKLVNERLISIAYGQIGMIQALAGFFTYFVILAENGFLPSRLLGIRVDWDNKFCNDLEDSYGQQWTYEQRKIVEFTCHTAFFASIVVVQWADLIICKTRRNSVFQQGMRNKILIFGLFEETALAAFLSYCPGMGIALRMYPLKPSWWFCAFPYSLLIFIYDEIRKLIIRRSPGGWVERETYY; translated from the exons ATGGGACGTGGA GAAGGACGGGAACAGTATGAGCTGGCGGCGACCTCTGAGCAGGGAGGCAAGAAGAAGAATGCCAAGGCCATGAAGAAGGAGAGGGACATGGATGAGTTGAAAAAGGAAGTTGATCTG GATGACCATAAACTGACCCTGGATGAGCTCAACCGCAAATACGGCACCGACCTTAGTAGG GGGTTATCCAGTGCTAAGGCTGCCGAGAACCTTGCCCGTGATGGCCCCAATTCCCTGACCCCTCCTCCCACTACCCCTGAGTGGGTAAAGTTCTGCAAGCAGATGTTTGGCGGGTTCTCCATGCTGCTGTGGACTGGCGCTCTTCTCTGCTTCCTGGCCTACGGAATCCAGGCAGCCATGGAGGATGAGCCGGCCAATGATAAC TTGTACCTGGGTGTTGTACTCTCTGCTGTTGTCATTGTTACTGGCTGTTTCTCCTACTACCAAGAGGCCAAGAGCTCAAAGATCATGGACTCCTTCAAGAACCTGGTCCCACAG CAAGCCCTGGTTGTCCGTGACGGTGAGAAGATGAACATCAATGCTCAACAAGTGGTGGTTGGAGATCTGGTGGAGGTAAAAGGTGGAGACAGGATTCCCGCCGATTTGCGAATCATCTCTGCCAGCGGTTGCAAA GTGGACAACTCCTCCCTCACTGGTGAATCTGAGCCCCAGACACGTACTCCGGACTACTCTAATGACAACCCCCTGGAGACAAGGAACATTGCCTTCTTCTCTACCAACTGTGTTGAAG GAACTGCCAGAGGTATTGTCATCAACACTGGTGACCGCACTGTTATGGGTCGTATTGCTACCCTCGCCTCTGGCCTGGAAGTCGGACGTACCCCAATCTCCATTGAAATTGAGCACTTCATTCACATCATCACCGGTGTGGCCGTCTTCCTGGGCATGTCTTTCTTTGTCCTGTCCCTCATCCTCGGATACTCTTGGCTGGAGGCTGTCATCTTCCTCATCGGAATCATTGTCGCTAATGTGCCTGAGGGTCTCCTGGCCACTGTAACT GTGTGTTTAACTCTGACTGCCAAGCGTATGGCCAAGAAGAACTGCCTGGTGAAGAATCTCGAAGCTGTTGAGACCTTGGGCTCCACTTCCACCATTTGCTCTGATAAGACCGGAACCCTGACTCAGAACAGAATGACCGTGGCTCACATGTGGTTCGACAACCAGATCCATGAGGCTGACACCACAGAGAACCAGAGCGGTACTTCCTTTGACAGGAGCTCTGCCACCTGGGCTGCCCTGGCTAGAGTCGCTGGCCTGTGTAACCGTGCCGTCTTCCTGGCAGAACAGAGCGGTATTCCTATCCTTAAA AGAGATGTGGCTGGTGATGCCTCAGAGTCTGCCCTGCTGAAGTGTATTGAGCTGTGCTGTGGGTCTGTGCAAGGCATGAGAGACCAGTACACCAAGGTCGCTGAAATCCCATTCAACTCCACCAACAAATACCAG CTCTCCGTTCACCTAAACAAGAATGAGGGAGAGTCCAAGCATCTACTGGTGATGAAGGGAGCCCCTGAGAGGATCCTGGACCGCTGCTCCACCATTTTGATCCAGGGCAAAGAACAGCCTCTGGATGACGAGATGAAGGACTCTTTCCAGAATGCCTACATGGAACTGGGTGGTCTGGGAGAGCGAGTGCTGG GGTTCTGTCATTTCCAGCTCCCTGATGACCAGTTCGCTGAGGGCTTCCAGTTTGATTGTGAAGAGGTGAACTTCCCAACTGAGAATCTGTGCTTCGTTGGCCTAATGTCCATGATTGACCCTCCCCGTGCTGCTGTGCCTGACGCTGTGGGAAAGTGCAGGAGTGCTGGAATCAAG GTTATCATGGTCACTGGTGATCATCCCATCACTGCCAAAGCCATTGCCAAGGGTGTGGGCATCATTTCTGAAGGAAATGAGACTGTTGAGGACATTGCTGCTCGTCTGAACATTCCAGTCAATGAAGTTGACCCTAG GGATGCCAAGGCCTGTGTGGTCCATGGCGGTGACCTCAAGGACCTGAGCGCTGAACAGTTGGACGACATCCTGAAATATCACACAGAGATTGTGTTTGCCAGAACCTCTCCTCAGCAGAAGCTTATTATCGTGGAGGGCTGCCAGCGCCAG GGTGCTATTGTAGCTGTGACAGGTGATGGTGTGAACGATTCTCCTGCTCTGAAGAAGGCTGACATCGGTGTTGCTATGGGTATCTCTGGATCTGACGTCTCCAAGCAGGCTGCAGACATGATCCTCCTGGATGACAACTTTGCCTCCATCGTGACTGGTGTCGAAGAAG GCCGTCTGATCTTTGACAACTTGAAAAAGTCCATCGCCTACACCCTGACCAGTAACATTCCAGAAATCACACCCTTCCTCTTCTTCATCATCGCCAACATTCCACTGCCCCTAGGAACCGTCACCATCCTCTGTATCGACTTGGGAACTGACATG GTCCCCGCCATCTCCCTGGCCTACGAAGCTGCCGAGAGTGACATCATGAAGAGACAGCCCAGAAACTCCAAAACAGACAAACTAGTGAACGAAAGACTTATCAGCATAGCCTACGGTCAAATCG GTATGATCCAGGCTTTGGCTGGGTTCTTCACATACTTTGTGATCCTTGCTGAGAACGGGTTCTTACCCTCCAGACTGCTAGGTATTCGTGTGGACTGGGACAACAAATTTTGCAACGACCTGGAGGATAGCTATGGCCAGCAGTGG ACTTATGAACAGAGAAAGATTGTGGAGTTCACCTGCCACACAGCATTCTTCGCCAGTATCGTGGTTGTACAGTGGGCTGATTTGATCATCTGTAAGACCAGGAGGAACTCAGTCTTCCAACAAGGAATGAG GAACAAGATTCTCATCTTCGGCCTGTTTGAGGAGACAGCCCTGGCCGCCTTCCTGTCCTACTGTCCTGGAATGGGCATCGCCCTCAGAATGTACCCACTCAA ACCCAGCTGGTGGTTCTGCGCCTTCCCATACTCTCTCCTCATCTTTATTTATGATGAAATCCGAAAACTGATCATCCGACGCAGCCCAGGAG GTTGGGTGGAGAGGGAGACCTACTACTAG